The Cystobacter fuscus DSM 2262 genome includes a region encoding these proteins:
- a CDS encoding penicillin-binding protein 1A, whose product MSTNSPKPNHSESKLVLDGVPPKRAWWVRLLKFAAWATLTGATAAGVTGLALYYHFSDGLPDIPQVSRYWPPITSEVFTDDAVLAGEFYHHRRKVVPYEHIPKRFVQAFIASEDSSFFDHHGVDVLGTARAAFKTASKKLGLGGSTQGGSTLTQQTAKAVLIEAEGYASATAKNLTRKAREAILARRLEAALTKEEILYLYLNNVFLGHHSYGVQSAAENYYRKDVRDLTLGEMTLIAGLPQAPSRYSPFLRPEAAKKRRSYVLRRMRDEGMISEAERKQADEEPVRVYPVEDVFHEFAPYFTEQVRRNMVERYTNKALLNEGLKIFATMDSERQRAAQESVLEGLLAIDKRQGYRGPVQQLATEQERRAFLDKAIKVMGDEKLVENKFYVALVTSIEPDGSGAQVQVGPHKGLLPLLGMRWARKVNPEGYYPGAQLTSVKRAVAVGDVIVVRHVVQKELTDDNVQFDRKLNKEIPEGVTLFRLEQEPELQSALVSIDPHRQYLTAMVGGYDFDANEFNRAFQACRQPGSSFKPLVYSAAIEQLGWTGATIIVDSPIVEHDPESGVAWKPDNYSDEFLGDVLLRTALVNSMNIPAVKTFGAVGVKPMAEWSTRLGLTTPMNMDFSAALGSSCVYPYDLANVYATFNRYGRKKPTYFLRKVEDRFGRTLEDHTSYDDPWAPLQDRVAAGYARLFEPGEQVMSPETGFILTSMLRGVVQEGTGGPAQKLGKPAAGKTGTTNDSFDTWFAGYTRDLVTVTWVGYDKNEHPLSRYETGGRASLPIWLNYMKPALAARPQYEFWPPEWMRDNLRLLRIDKKTGKLASAGARDKDAVNIWFKKGTQPADVAPEKGAVGAQDFMMGAP is encoded by the coding sequence ATGAGCACGAATTCCCCCAAGCCCAACCACTCCGAGTCGAAGCTGGTGCTCGACGGTGTCCCTCCCAAGCGCGCCTGGTGGGTGCGCCTGCTGAAGTTCGCCGCCTGGGCCACGCTCACCGGCGCCACGGCCGCGGGCGTGACGGGCCTCGCCCTCTACTACCACTTCTCCGACGGGCTGCCCGACATCCCCCAGGTCAGCCGCTACTGGCCCCCCATCACCAGCGAGGTCTTCACCGACGACGCGGTGCTGGCCGGCGAGTTCTACCACCACCGGCGCAAGGTCGTGCCCTACGAGCACATCCCCAAGCGCTTCGTGCAGGCCTTCATCGCCAGCGAGGACTCGAGCTTCTTCGATCACCACGGCGTGGACGTGCTCGGCACGGCGCGCGCCGCCTTCAAGACGGCGTCCAAGAAGCTGGGCCTGGGCGGCAGCACCCAGGGTGGCTCCACCCTGACGCAGCAGACGGCCAAGGCGGTGCTCATCGAGGCCGAGGGCTACGCGTCCGCCACGGCCAAGAACCTCACGCGCAAGGCGCGCGAGGCCATCCTCGCCCGGCGCCTGGAGGCGGCGCTCACCAAGGAGGAGATCCTCTACCTCTACCTCAACAACGTCTTCCTCGGGCACCACAGCTACGGCGTGCAGAGCGCGGCGGAGAACTACTACCGCAAGGACGTGCGCGACCTGACGCTCGGGGAGATGACGCTCATCGCCGGCCTGCCCCAGGCGCCCAGCCGCTACTCGCCCTTCCTGCGGCCGGAGGCGGCCAAGAAGCGCCGCTCGTACGTGCTGCGTCGCATGCGCGACGAGGGGATGATCTCCGAGGCCGAGCGCAAGCAGGCCGACGAGGAGCCGGTGCGCGTGTACCCGGTGGAGGACGTCTTCCACGAGTTCGCCCCGTATTTCACCGAGCAGGTGCGCCGCAACATGGTGGAGCGCTACACCAACAAGGCGCTGCTCAACGAGGGCCTGAAGATCTTCGCCACCATGGACAGCGAGCGCCAGCGCGCCGCCCAGGAGTCGGTGCTCGAGGGGCTGCTCGCCATCGACAAGCGCCAGGGCTACCGCGGGCCGGTGCAGCAGCTCGCCACCGAGCAGGAGCGCCGCGCCTTCCTCGACAAGGCCATCAAGGTCATGGGCGACGAGAAGCTCGTGGAGAACAAGTTCTACGTGGCGCTCGTCACCAGCATCGAGCCGGACGGCTCGGGCGCGCAGGTGCAGGTGGGACCGCACAAGGGCCTGTTGCCGCTGCTGGGCATGCGCTGGGCGCGCAAGGTCAACCCCGAGGGTTACTACCCGGGCGCGCAGCTCACCTCCGTCAAGCGGGCGGTCGCCGTGGGCGACGTCATCGTGGTGCGCCACGTGGTGCAGAAGGAGCTCACGGACGACAACGTCCAGTTCGACCGCAAGCTGAACAAGGAGATCCCCGAGGGCGTGACGCTCTTCCGCCTGGAGCAGGAGCCGGAGCTGCAGAGCGCGCTGGTGTCCATCGATCCGCACCGCCAGTACCTCACCGCCATGGTGGGCGGCTACGACTTCGACGCCAACGAGTTCAACCGGGCCTTCCAGGCGTGCCGTCAGCCGGGCAGCTCCTTCAAGCCGCTGGTGTACTCGGCGGCCATCGAGCAGCTCGGGTGGACGGGCGCCACCATCATCGTGGACTCGCCCATCGTGGAGCATGATCCCGAGAGCGGCGTGGCGTGGAAGCCGGACAACTACAGCGACGAGTTCCTCGGCGACGTGCTCTTGCGCACGGCGCTGGTCAACTCGATGAACATCCCCGCGGTGAAGACGTTCGGCGCGGTGGGCGTGAAGCCCATGGCCGAGTGGTCCACGCGCCTGGGCCTGACCACGCCCATGAACATGGACTTCTCCGCGGCGCTGGGCTCCTCGTGCGTGTACCCGTACGACCTGGCCAACGTGTACGCCACCTTCAACCGCTACGGCCGCAAGAAGCCCACGTACTTCTTGCGCAAGGTGGAGGATCGCTTCGGGCGCACGCTGGAGGACCATACCTCCTACGACGATCCGTGGGCGCCCCTGCAGGACCGGGTGGCGGCGGGCTACGCGCGGCTGTTCGAGCCGGGCGAGCAGGTGATGAGCCCCGAGACGGGCTTCATCCTCACGTCGATGCTGCGCGGCGTGGTGCAGGAGGGCACGGGCGGACCGGCGCAGAAGCTGGGCAAGCCCGCGGCGGGCAAGACGGGCACCACCAACGACTCCTTCGACACCTGGTTCGCCGGCTACACGCGCGACCTGGTGACGGTGACGTGGGTGGGCTACGACAAGAACGAGCACCCGCTCAGCCGCTACGAGACGGGTGGCCGCGCCTCGCTGCCCATCTGGCTCAACTACATGAAGCCGGCGCTCGCGGCGCGTCCCCAGTACGAGTTCTGGCCGCCCGAGTGGATGCGCGACAACCTGCGGCTTCTGCGCATCGACAAGAAGACGGGAAAGCTCGCCTCGGCCGGAGCCCGCGACAAGGACGCGGTGAACATCTGGTTCAAGAAGGGCACCCAGCCCGCCGACGTGGCCCCGGAGAAGGGGGCCGTGGGCGCGCAGGACTTCATGATGGGCGCGCCCTGA
- a CDS encoding RluA family pseudouridine synthase produces MIEFRIEEDSAGMRLDKFLRKKLANVPTSHLFKMIRVKKVRVNGKRAQPEQPLAAGDTISIRGTEQQLMAPAAPEERKPAPAPEVDPSELDILLEDDWLMAVNKPSGMAVHTGSGITGGTLVDYVRAYLGPKATRNDFTASPAHRLDRETSGVILVAKRRPAMVHFTDLFTNGHPRKRYLTLVKGKMPRDSGVINLPLSEHQQTAESKARRGVNMQEAVTRWKVIRQSSEAALLSCVIETGRTHQIRRHLVAIGHPVAGDKKYGDFAFNRDVRARWGLKRLFLHAEFIEFPHPAHQGKVAVEAELPPELKDVLKRAALEPS; encoded by the coding sequence ATGATCGAGTTCCGAATCGAGGAAGACAGCGCGGGCATGCGGTTGGACAAGTTCCTCCGCAAGAAGCTCGCGAACGTGCCCACCTCCCACCTCTTCAAGATGATTCGCGTGAAGAAGGTGAGGGTGAACGGCAAGCGTGCCCAACCCGAGCAGCCCCTGGCCGCCGGGGACACCATTTCCATCCGGGGGACCGAGCAGCAGCTCATGGCCCCCGCCGCGCCCGAGGAGCGCAAACCCGCACCCGCACCCGAAGTGGACCCCTCCGAGCTGGACATCCTGCTCGAGGACGACTGGCTCATGGCCGTCAACAAGCCCAGTGGGATGGCCGTCCACACCGGCAGCGGCATCACCGGGGGCACCCTCGTGGACTATGTGCGCGCCTACCTCGGCCCCAAGGCCACGCGCAACGACTTCACCGCCAGTCCCGCCCACCGCCTGGACCGGGAGACCAGCGGCGTCATCCTCGTGGCCAAGCGCCGCCCGGCCATGGTCCATTTCACGGATCTCTTCACCAATGGACATCCGCGCAAGCGCTACCTCACTTTGGTGAAGGGCAAGATGCCGCGCGACTCCGGGGTCATTAACCTGCCGCTCTCCGAGCACCAGCAGACGGCCGAGTCCAAGGCCCGTCGGGGGGTGAACATGCAGGAGGCGGTTACCCGCTGGAAGGTCATCCGGCAGTCGAGCGAGGCAGCCCTCCTCTCCTGCGTCATCGAAACCGGACGCACCCATCAGATAAGAAGGCATCTGGTGGCCATCGGACATCCGGTGGCGGGCGACAAGAAGTATGGAGACTTCGCCTTCAACCGGGACGTGCGGGCGCGCTGGGGTCTCAAACGGCTGTTCCTGCACGCCGAGTTCATCGAATTTCCCCACCCGGCCCATCAGGGCAAGGTGGCAGTGGAGGCGGAGTTGCCGCCGGAGTTGAAGGACGTGTTGAAGCGCGCCGCGCTGGAACCCTCATGA
- a CDS encoding pentapeptide repeat-containing protein, protein MPKAPTIEQLLQNGSADWNRLRKAGKVPTEHTGATFSQLFSANADLSGLGLVGSEWERCDLSKMNFRDADLSNAYFHGGRMQDCDFRGANLEGATFEKLKLLRCDFTGAQGLEEADFDDVDMDRVVGLDGQEAPPPPPPPVQGITAFTREQRDKVMGPGAVLGLPSTEAPAEGELPPFRPQDNPGQLFFRALKRLGAPPVWVLDVPGLRPLIPTRLPPGSSLETLYRESVKTRLENKKPSADPAAVERAQRSLRMGSKDANIAAMYLREVGVVPSFRFSAAKVLKGALREELQVDDLTGTVDPRTTGALLELRLPQEVVEHTHEVRRRHAATQLYTALLEAGFNPENNWDEALESADAAMELAQLATGDDRQALLEGFQVFAALPEEARLRRLAYLAEALGHLELLGRLPEGMEPAWLTGPETRECHDREMTYVQSLRAEDIPKKVPALGKSELGVPEGEVPEDSDEDLFVHLRCDVCGKEKLIVQSPGEA, encoded by the coding sequence ATGCCGAAAGCCCCCACGATTGAACAGCTCCTGCAGAACGGAAGCGCGGACTGGAACCGCCTGCGCAAGGCCGGCAAGGTGCCAACCGAGCACACGGGCGCGACCTTCTCGCAGCTCTTCTCCGCCAACGCCGACCTGTCCGGCCTGGGACTGGTCGGCAGCGAGTGGGAGCGCTGCGACCTGTCCAAGATGAACTTCCGGGACGCGGACCTCTCCAACGCCTACTTCCACGGAGGCCGCATGCAGGACTGCGACTTCCGCGGGGCCAACCTGGAAGGCGCCACCTTCGAGAAGCTCAAGCTCCTGCGCTGCGACTTCACCGGCGCCCAGGGCCTGGAGGAGGCGGACTTCGACGACGTGGACATGGACCGCGTCGTCGGCCTGGATGGTCAGGAAGCGCCCCCTCCCCCTCCCCCGCCCGTCCAGGGCATCACCGCCTTCACCCGCGAGCAGCGCGACAAGGTGATGGGACCGGGAGCGGTGCTGGGCCTGCCCTCCACGGAGGCTCCCGCCGAGGGCGAGCTGCCCCCATTCCGGCCCCAGGACAACCCCGGCCAGCTCTTCTTCCGCGCCCTCAAGCGGCTGGGGGCCCCGCCGGTGTGGGTGCTCGACGTGCCCGGCCTGCGCCCGCTCATCCCCACGCGCCTGCCGCCGGGCAGCTCCCTGGAGACGCTCTACCGCGAGTCGGTGAAGACGCGCCTGGAGAACAAGAAGCCCTCGGCGGACCCGGCCGCCGTGGAGCGCGCCCAGCGCTCGCTGCGCATGGGCTCCAAGGACGCCAACATCGCCGCCATGTACCTGCGCGAGGTGGGCGTGGTGCCCTCCTTCCGTTTCTCCGCGGCCAAGGTCCTCAAGGGGGCCCTGCGCGAGGAGCTCCAGGTGGATGACCTCACCGGCACGGTGGACCCGCGCACCACGGGCGCCCTGCTGGAGCTGCGCCTGCCCCAGGAAGTGGTGGAGCACACCCACGAGGTGCGCCGCCGCCACGCCGCCACCCAGCTCTACACCGCCCTCTTGGAGGCCGGCTTCAACCCGGAGAACAACTGGGACGAGGCGCTCGAGTCGGCCGACGCCGCCATGGAGCTGGCGCAGCTGGCCACCGGGGATGACCGGCAGGCGCTGCTCGAGGGCTTCCAGGTGTTCGCCGCCCTCCCCGAGGAGGCCCGCCTGCGGCGCCTCGCCTACCTCGCCGAGGCCCTGGGCCACCTGGAGCTGCTCGGCCGGCTGCCCGAGGGCATGGAGCCCGCGTGGCTCACCGGCCCCGAGACGCGCGAGTGTCACGACCGGGAGATGACCTACGTGCAGTCGCTGCGCGCCGAGGACATCCCCAAGAAGGTGCCCGCGCTGGGCAAGAGCGAGCTGGGCGTGCCCGAGGGCGAGGTGCCCGAGGACAGCGACGAGGATCTCTTCGTCCACCTGCGCTGCGACGTGTGCGGCAAGGAGAAGCTCATCGTCCAGTCGCCCGGCGAGGCGTGA
- a CDS encoding MBL fold metallo-hydrolase: protein MSVELRRNGLQLAGTPLFLDATRKTPLSFVSHAHADHIARHERTIATAATLRFMAHRLGKVAAPLPAPYGRPFDLGPLSLELLPAGHVLGSAQLRIIREDGKRIVFTGDLNLEPSLTAEPAQVAECDLLIIESTFGHPRYAFPPREEVLGQVESWVRRHLERGAVPVLLGYSLGKSQEAMKYLSGRGFSLVAHESIHEVALLYGELGVPIERMRRFDGRVEPGEVLFFPPHLARNGALASFWPRATAVLTGWALDGPGAARRYGADVAFPVSDHADCASLVRYAKATGARDILTHHGFAEELAEVLRGQGLDARALGQPRQLALL, encoded by the coding sequence GGAAGACGCCGCTGTCCTTCGTCAGCCACGCGCATGCGGACCACATCGCCCGGCACGAGCGCACCATCGCCACGGCCGCCACGCTGCGCTTCATGGCGCACCGCCTGGGCAAGGTCGCCGCGCCCCTGCCCGCGCCCTATGGTCGTCCCTTCGACCTGGGCCCGCTCTCGCTCGAACTGCTTCCCGCGGGCCACGTGCTCGGCAGTGCTCAATTGCGCATCATCCGCGAGGACGGCAAGCGCATCGTCTTCACGGGGGACCTGAACCTCGAGCCCTCGCTCACCGCCGAGCCCGCCCAGGTGGCCGAGTGCGACCTGCTCATCATCGAGTCCACCTTCGGGCACCCGCGCTACGCGTTTCCGCCGCGCGAGGAGGTGCTCGGGCAGGTGGAGTCCTGGGTGCGTCGCCACCTGGAGCGCGGGGCGGTGCCGGTGCTCCTGGGCTACTCGCTGGGCAAGAGCCAGGAGGCGATGAAGTACCTGTCGGGCCGGGGCTTCTCGCTCGTGGCCCATGAGTCCATCCACGAGGTGGCCCTGCTCTATGGTGAGCTGGGGGTGCCCATCGAGCGCATGCGCCGCTTCGATGGCCGGGTGGAGCCGGGCGAGGTGCTCTTCTTCCCGCCGCACCTGGCTCGCAACGGGGCGCTCGCGTCCTTCTGGCCCCGGGCCACCGCCGTGCTCACCGGCTGGGCGCTGGATGGGCCGGGGGCGGCGCGGCGCTACGGCGCGGACGTGGCCTTCCCGGTGTCCGACCACGCCGACTGCGCGTCCCTGGTGCGCTACGCCAAGGCCACCGGCGCCCGCGACATCCTCACCCACCACGGCTTCGCCGAGGAGCTGGCCGAGGTGCTGCGCGGGCAGGGGCTGGACGCGCGAGCGCTCGGGCAACCCCGGCAGCTCGCGCTCCTGTAG